Genomic segment of Hemiscyllium ocellatum isolate sHemOce1 chromosome 19, sHemOce1.pat.X.cur, whole genome shotgun sequence:
TTAAAAAAGGGATATACTAATTTAGTCCACTCAAAATGTTAAGCAAATGTTTTAAATATATACCCCTTTTAAATATTACATTGCTGAAATTACCTTCCCCTGTTTGTTCTGGAGTCTTTTCTTGTGAAACCAGCCCCAAGTAATTCAAGACAACATATCTGGTCTCATAATGAAATCCTTCGGGTATGGCTGTAGCCATTTTCACGTTGTCTTGATAGTGCTCAAAAGATATAACTAGATGATGATACATACGCAGATTAGGGTTCAGGGGTGGAGTTACAAAACAAGAGAAGTTTTTCTTATAACGAGTAAAACCAGATGAGCAGAACCTGCAGTTCAAAAACTGACGTTGTAAGGTTTAACTAACACTAACTTAAGCACATTACTCAAATTCATTGTACTTGGCAATAAACAGACATTTTAAACGATTTAAATATTCTGGCAAAAACTAACTACAGTGAAAGCTTCAAAGCATTTTTGTATAGTTCTAAGTATACCCAAACATGTTCAACATGAAAATCCGAATCATCAGTGTCCAAATACTCGCAATCATTTAACATGCTGCTTTAAGGGAAGCAACCCGCAGAATAAAAGTCAATACGTCCTTTGTTCAACGACCCCACCAAATGCCCATGTGCACAAAGTCTGGCACCAGCAGAAAGAGGTCATTAACAACGTGATTCCTGGTGCCAATCCATCTTGCGCTATTACAAGCAGACGTAATTGTACTATAGTAATAACCTTCACATTAGTTATGAACTTATGCCATTTGCACTACATAAACTTATGAATACACCGCGGCATCGTAAATATCACGTTAAAGGTATTATTCTTAAATACTGACCTATTAGACCCCAATAGTAATCCCCATTTCAAATATACAAGAAAACTGCACAAATTTTGTAAACAAAAAGATACCATTGAATCTCATTTCACAAATTGTTCTATTTTCAAAATACTCAGTTAACTCAACCAATACCTGCCTTTTATTCTAATCAAACCTCGAAATAACTTTTATTCTCCTTTCAACATTTTGTTTGCAAAATATGAACCGGTCAGGCTTACCGTGCTTCGAAATGAGACAAGCCACTGCCTTTGCAACTACGGGACAAGTTCCTTATTTAGACGCGCACCATCTTTAGGGGGCAAAGTGATGAGCAAACTCCACCCTCTTCCACAACACAAGGGGGCAAAGTGTCAAAGGGCACAACTACCATTCACATTTTAAAAAGCCGCCAGGCCTCGAAGGGCTCCGCCCCCGATATGCTACCCTCGAAAATTATCATTAAAAATGTGGCTGATTCTCCAACTGAGGAGAGAAAATATAAAAATCCAACTTAGCGGCCCCAAATCACAGCTGATGGAGACCGCGGGGTCAAAGGTCAAATATAATAAAATCGTGGTTGATACGCAAAGTTTAAAGCACTGCAACGCGAATGGTCGTCGACGCAAACAAGTAAAGCATATTTTCGACGGGAAACgagcatttttaaaatctttattggCAAAATATCTGTTTGTAGTCCTGGATTCCCAGCATGCCGTGAGCCGTGGATGTCATCACGCGGTGATGGTTTTTTGAATTGGGTCAGTGATTTAACTGACAACATATGAAAGGAGCCAGCCACGCGCCTGCGCATAGACGGGGGGCGGGGCCCAGAAGCACTCAATGGACTGTGTGAGGTGACGAGTGATCAGGAGCCGGGTGCGGAGAGGGCACGTGATACTATGGGCGGATCGCCTCCCGGCCCCGCCTCCTTCGCTGTGTCAGGTGACTGTGTACAGCTGCAGGAGTCTGCTGTTGACGGTCGGTGCCCAGCTGTCAGCTGAGTTTTAATCCATCTAACGGGACGAACGTTAGAGGACTCTCCCCGGTGAGCTTCGAGGAGTCGGGCCACCTACCAAGATTTTTCCCCTTACCTAGTCGCTGTAgagtttgatttttgtttttgctgcttctCCCTCGAAGACACACGAACGTGCGACGACAATGGCGCTGAGCGACGCCGATGTGCAGAAACAGGTAAGGAAGGGTCCTGCTCACAATCCTGATGGCAGGAGCTGCGGGAACAAGGGAAGGGGGACTCATTATCTTAACACAACACTGCGTTTTAAATTATTAGTCCCTTCTCAAAATTGCATTGGGCTTGCGGGGAAAAAAGCAGGCCAGTGTCTCTAGATAGGAAAGAGGCGAACGGAATGTTATAATCTCAAATCGTTTGTGTCCACAAATGGTTGGTTTTTAACCTGCGGGATGGTGAGGTTACAGGGAGGAGTTAGAGACCCTTTTTCATATTTAGTCTGATTCGTGTGTGAGACTTCAAATATGAATTGCCTTTTTTTTGATCTGCCATGTAAATGGACTTCCACTTTCTGCATGCACAGTGTTACGCAATTTCAGAAATTTTGTAAACGGCTACATGAAATGTTAATCTGGTAACAGTGACACTTTATGGGGTGCGAGTACCAGTAAACTAAACGAACATGTTAAAATATTTATTCTTTGGACGCAGCTAAATTCACAGCATTTCCTAATATTatacaaaatgtccatattcgCTATCAAggtaattcagcctggagcctTCTGTATTTTTGAATAAAGTTAAAACGTTTTATGTCTACTTGCAGGATTTCACTGCCATTTGTTTGTAGTCTCCTTTAAATTGAGTAACTTGCCACACAAAATGGTGACTTATGTTGAGCCAAAGCTGAAGTGTGTTTACTTTAAATTGAATTAAAAAGCTGTTATTTtctaacttgattgaatgtttaaccttgttgaatgccattGCCCATTTCCATTCACTTTGGCTAATTTTAGCCTTTAGAATGGGAAAATCTGAATTATTTTGAACTAGACATATATTTCTActaacattttaaatttttttgcaTATATTCCCACTTTGCCTTGATTAGATCTAGTTTCCCTAGCTCTATTTTGACTCTAGCCAGATCCTAGTTGTCAGTAAGCAGAACTGTATGTTTGTTGTTGAAATCTGGTTTCAGCTGGGCCACCTGGTTAGAAGGAGTTGTGATCTTGCCCATTCTAGTGTGGGAGGCAGTGCTACTCGTGCTAGGTTCCTGAAAAAATAGTCAAGACAAGTCTCCATTTCCAGAAAGGAGGATGAATTTACTTTCATCCTTTCAGTGCATCCCAGATCTTATACCTTTTTGTTTATAAACAAAAAGATGGTATTTGCCTTAAACCTGTATACTTTTTATTGATTTCTTTTGCCATTCAGAACAGGTTATTTTTCTAAACTGCCTTTACATGTAATGAGACAATACAGGTCAGATGAGTTCAATTACTTAAGTATCTTTTGGGCACAAATTGCTGTTAATACAATTAGAGCATAACTTGGCGATAAATAGGAAATTCCTGTATGCACCCTAATTTCTATGAGTAACAGACTTCATATTTAAATCCACTGTTGAATCCGTTTATTGCAACTCATCATGTTATTTACTTGCTAATTTTGTTTTTTCTGGTAGAAaaacacaccaggtcaggcagcaactgaggaccaggaaaattgacatttcgggcaaaagcccttcatcaggaatgatgaaggtcACTTCTGTGTGCCTATGTGTGAGCTGTGATCAGTGTTAATAGGCTGTTTGGTCTTGGGACTACTAAGCCTGTCCCTTTCTGTTCCCAATGTTACCTTGTGCACATCTAGGAGGcttagttttatttttgcttgTTTTCTATTGTCTAGTTTCTTGCAGGATGAAGTTATTGATCCATTATGGTGGATATTCTACTTTTTTAAGTGGCAAGCAAACTATCAACATAATGATTCTGGTGATGAGGCCTATACAAGCAAACATGGTTGTGATACTTTTTTTGCTGTTCACAGTAGACATTTGGTTAAATGTGGGTGTAATATGGGTTATAATCATCGTTCCTTACAAGCATTTCCTTTGGTTCCTTGATGCCTTTCAATACTACTGTACATTTGAGCTAATGCCACTTGGAAATTATTGACTTGCTGATagtttttaattcatttttgttCTGTAGAATACCACAAACAAATTTGTGCCTAAATCTTAGTTAATCTGAAAGCAGTACTGGTACAGAGATGGTCAGACATTCATTGATCATCGATAACCTTGTAAGGTGCAAAGGACTTTTTGATAAACTAGAATATTTATACTAGAGGATTAGCATGAGGATATCAATGTTACTTTGGACACTTTTTTAGAAAATTGAATATATTCGCAATTACAAATTTATCCTTTACTGACAACCATTTTATGTAGTTATCAAATTCACCAAACATGCAGGAGATCCCTGATTTGATACCAGGTAAAAACACTAATGTCCATCTATCTGTAATACATTTAGTAAACTTGTCAGTTCATTACTAGATGGATTTTCATTTGAAGAATAATGTACAGTATATTTTAGTGAACTGGAACTTGTAATCGGTGGGGAAAGATCAAAGTAGAAGTGCCAACTGATGCTGAACCAAGGAACACATCCATcataaaaattcattcataataTGACTGGAAATGAGATCTATGCAactgttttctttctttgttcttcagATCAAACACATGATGGCCTTCATTGAGCAAGAGGCCAATGAGAAAGCAGAAGAAATAGATGCAAAGGTGACTTTCTTTAAAACAGTTATCATTTTCACATTTCTTGTTTGCAAATGTGTGTACAAGAGTCTGTCAGACCTAAAATTCTGCAATACTTAAATTTTACCACAGAATTGACATTTTAGTCTATCTCATTATTCCCATTTGGTAATTGCCTAGTCTACATTTCGTTATAAATGTAGTTACTAAATAGTGCTATAGAACAATCCTGAAGTTTGCTACATGTCTCCACTACATTCCcacaaagacaaaacaaaatttaagTACAGTACTTCTATTTTTATCAGTCACTTGCTATCTTCACTGGTGGTTGATCCTAGTTAATAAATTCAGTAAGGTTAGTATATCTCTTAGTTGATGCTGAGTATTCAGAGAATTCACTGCAATAAGGAAACTAGACAGTTTTTTGTTTTGTGCGTCATGGCTCCACATTGCTTCTCTACCATTCCTCATTAGTGTTCAAAGCCTGATTCATTTGCCAAAGAATGAGAACTGAAACCGAAAAAGCTTCATGCAGCACAACTATAAGATGGTCCAAATAAGGAACGTGTATTAGTGATATACCTCCAGATCTACACGCAATCGAAGATATGCAATATCTATCTTCTATTGCTGCTTTGCATGGCTCCACTAAGCAACTGTCGTCATATAGTAATGAATTTACAATACTGTTATAGTGCATATGAACTAGTATGGTGAAAATTAGACTAATAAAAAGTGTGAATTCACATTATTCTAGAAAATTTGAATTTCTTTTAATTAAAGAAAGTTTACCATGTCATTGCATTGCTATAAAATTAGggtgattcactaatatccttttagGGTGCAAGCCTTCAGTTTTTGGCTTGTTTACTTTATTTTTACTGCAGTAGTGCAATATCATAGTTAACCTTAATGACCCTCTGCAATGGTTCAGCAGGCTACTTCAGTTCAGCAGCCCAAAACCTCTTCTTTATTTGTAAGGTAATTTAGGGagtgtgcaataaatgctggtagcTGTAACATTCAGTGAATCATGTATATTATGACGTGGAGGTCAGcttgctcagttggctggattgcacTAAAATGGTGTCAGCTGCATGGGTCCAATTCCTACACTGGCTGGGAttgccatgaaggactcttcACAACCTCCCCGCTAgcgtggccctcaggttaaaccatcacgaGTCGTCTGTTGCTTATCGAAGAGCAGCTCTGTAATCCAATAGGActatgagtactttgcattgttaTGTTAATAACACAATTCTCTATGGAGGCAGTAGAATAAAATATTAATGTAAGAGATTAAACTGTAATGTCTGAATTTTCAAGCTTAATTTATAGCTTGAATTTGCATTGTGACTGGCCAAAAGCAAATGGCCCTGTCAAAGTTACAGGGGTTTTCTTCCCCAAGAGCAGAGATGAATCAGACAGATCTAGAACTCCTGGCAATTCCTAATTTGAAGGGAATAGTCTTCTGACAGGTTTGTTTTGGTGCCTACTGGAGAGTTCCAACAAGAATATGGAATGTAATCTGAATATGGAATCCTCATTTGCCTATGACTTTTTTTAGAACATTTCTGCTGAGGTTAATCAATTTCTACAGATCTATAGACAATTCCTGCTGGTGTGGTTCTGCATCATATCATTGTGGTGCATTTAAACTGTTGGAGGTTTGTGCTGCAACTTTACATTTCTCCTACTGAAAGTACAGACCCGCCTCCGTTTAATTACCCTATTTCTCTATATAGGGTGGAAACCATTTAAACTCATTTTAGTTGAGTAACATTTTCTACCTGTGAAGAGATTGCCGCAATGAGTTCTTCGACAGAAAACTTAAGAAAATAATAACTATTTTAATGTGCAGTTCTTGAGTAGCATTGTTTAATGCGCACAGAGCAAACCCTGCAAGCTTGTTTGTGAATCTGTAAAATCAGTCCTATTTTCTTGTGTTCATTTGCTGGAGTCATTGAAAGTCAGTGTTGGTTTTCAGGCAGAAGAGGAGTTTAACATCGAAAAGGGCCGCCTTGTACAGACACAGAGGTTAAAGATCATGGAATATTATGAAAAGAAGGAAAAGCAAATTGAGCAGCAGAAGAAAATGTAAGTAGCAtgcaaattcacatttcaaatGTAAATATGTCAGTTTCAAATTTTACTTGTAATGTTTCTTTGTTTATAACCAGATTTAATCTGGTTATTTAAGTGTAGAaattctttttttgtgtgtgaaatTGAAAATAGAACCATTTTTGATTTCTGAAAATATGTTCATTTATCTCCAAACTGAATATTCCACTATGCAGCTTGTTTAGGTTCTTAGTGTTGGGCGTACTGAAATCTTTCTTCCCTTGAACTgaccttttttgttttgtttaatttcagtcaaATGTCTAACTTGCAGAACCAGGCTAGATTGAAGGTCCTCAAAGCCAGAGATGATCTCATTTCGGTGAGTTTGCTAAGATCTTAAATGAACCAAAATACTGTGCTTTGGTAGCTTAGGTTCTGGAAAAAGCATGCTTGCAATTTTTTCTGCCTGTAAAGTATGAATATATATTCATACCTTTAGTAACTTAGTTTATCTCAGCAATACTGTTTGAATTGCCTGTTAATCATAAAGCACAGTGTGACTTTATGGTCCTGATTAAGCCTTTTCCTTGTTTGTTGATGGCTAGTTTTCATGCAGGTTTCAGATTAACCTATGATTACCTCTTGCCAAAATTACTCTGGTGTATTACTGGAAGAACTATCCATTGAAAGGAAAGTCATGTTTTGTGCTACCTGAATGTAGATAGTGGTGAATTTTTGTGCATGCTGATCATCTTGCCTTTCCTCATCCAGGCATACTCCATAAGAATAAATTTAATGACAGCAATGTTTATTTTTAACCAAACTACGGTTTGGAGAGTCCCAATTTCAGTTCTTCCTTTGTATTAATTTGGTGCAACAGATTTGGTGTTCTGATTTCCCTTGGTTTTGAACTATGGAAAGTGAAATAGAGAAAGTTTATCTTTGCAATCAATCAGTAACCAAAGTTTGAATTGGTTTTCTGCTTGGTTCGCTGATGTTCACTGAACAACTATTCCAGCAAAACTCAGTGGCACACGTAAATAAGAATCTTTGCAATAAAATACTGcaacaaggagaaatttcttgaaGGATTGAGTATCTTCGGGGTTCTCtatccaaaaaaaatgtgaatgctGTGACATAGAATATTTTGAAGATTTGAAATTAATATACGGTTGTTTGCTAAGGTGGATGAGGATAGCATGAGATCTGTTGATCTTTTCTGAACTTATCTAATTGTGGAGATGGTTCAAATGGATGTAAGGTCTATTACTGCTCCTATTTGAGTTCTTAGGACAGAATAATTGTGATCATAGCACAGGGTTCCTATCCATTTATAGAgtcagatgtatagcatggaaacagacccttcagtccaactgctCTACgacaaccagatattccaacccaatctagtcccatctgtcagcacctggcccatatccctcaacccttcctattcctatacccatccaaatgcctcttaaatgttgcaattgtaccagcctccatcacttcctttggcagctcattccatatccgtaccatcctctgcgtgaaaaagttgccccttaggtctcttctccctgaccacagggaaaagactttgcctatttaccctatctattcccctcataattttgtaaacctgtataagggcacccctcagcctttgctccagtcccagcctgttcagcctctccctacagctcaaatcctccaaccctggcaacgtccttgtaaatcttttctgaagcctttcaagtttcacaacctctttccaataggaaggagaccagaactgcacgcaatattccaacagtggcctaaccgatgacctcccaactcctgtcctcaatactctgaccaataaaagaaagcataccaaactcctccttcactatcctgtctacctgcgactccactttcaaggagctatgaacctgtattccaaggtctctttgttcagcaacactccccaaagaAAAAGGGAGTAGAGAATATTTTCCCAGGCCAACTGTGACTAATGAAGTATTTTTATTCAGAAGAAGAATTAATTTCCGATCCAAACAAATCAGTTTTtaataaaagtgaacattatttTTCCTTTTAGAAAACAAAGAATCAATGCCCCATCCATAAGagattggggggtggtggggtacTGGATTAAAAATGTGTGGACTTAGGTAATAAAATGATGCAGACTCCTATTTGTTATATGCGTGGGCTGTCAGTTGTTGCTTGTTCTCCAGCATGACTTGATCTTTGTATTTAGTGATTTTACTTTGTTTCCAGGATCTGTTGAATGAAGCCAGGCAGAGACTAGGCAGAGGGGCAAAAGATCCTACAAGATACCAAACACTTCTGGATGGACTGATACTGCAGGTAAGTTAGAGATTAAATTGTAAATATGCTGGATGACAGTTTCTGATCTCAACTGCAGTGAATGTATAGTTCCCACACTCATGTAGATATTGATTAGTATTGATACTAGATTCCATGTTGAAACCGTTTTTTCCCTTGGATGCTTTTGTTGAGGTAGGAAATGGGCAGGGTACTGATTGTTTCACACTTAGCCCAGTGTGAGTTTGCCATATCTTTTGTGGAATTGTCAGTTGGCAAAACAAGTTTCTTAAAAGGCAGAAGCAAGTTGCCAGTCAAAAGTTGTAAAACTTGTTAAAAGCCTTATTAATGTCGTGACTTGTCTTGTACTTAAAAGGCCATGGCGTGGTAGGCTACAGACCAAGTACAGTTAAATGATTAGATAAAAAAGCAGGTTAAAAGAATCCTCAACCAGTATCttgcaaacccatgaccatttccatctagaaagaaACGGACAGCAGAAAAATGGGAATCCCACCATATTtcagattcccctccaagccactcaccacattgaattggaaatatatggctgttccttcactgtggctgggtaAACCTTTTGTAATGCTCTCCTTAacgacattgtgggtcaatcctttttctttctccctccccttAGGGCTTTTACCAACTGTTGGAACCTATGGTGATTATTCGATGTCGCAAGCAAGATACTGCTGTAGTTAAGGTAATGGATTTTTAGTTCCAAATTTGTCTTTATGTGAACTTGGAATGGTTTTGTGCAAGTTTTTTTCCCTAATATCCCACTTAGAATCATGCCTGCTGTATGAAGTGAAGGTGGGTGTGTACCCAGGGCATGCAATGGCTAGAGTTAAAAAGAAAGATTATTTTATTGTCCACTCAGCCTCGcttggctgaaaaatggcaaagcTAAAGAGTACCAAGTATGGGTTTGCCACTCTGAAAATGGGAATTGGTTAGTATGGTCCCTTATTTCAAATGTGCTGCTGTAGTGGCCACATGACTGAACAGCTCCTCTGAGTACAGAATATTGGATATAACTTTGTTTTAACAGAATAAAATATTTTCTTAGTAACTAGTCTATTTTTGATGTgaaatgttccttttttttctctccccacaAACCCCTCAAAAGACTCTTTTTAGAATATTCACCATGACCTAGAATTCTTTTTAAATTTGTCATTCCACTGTTACATCGAGATACTAAGCCTCTTAGAATTGTATGTTAACTTCTGATTCACTGGATGATGTGATGGGTGATCATACCTTTTTGGTTTTAGAAGGCCTTGTACCTGTTTCTCCTCCTGTCTCTTGATTCAAAATAAATTTCTAATGTGCATATCgcatgctttttttttaagcttCCTCTCTCCTTGAAAGCAGTTAAAGTAATCTGACTAAATTTATCAATTAGACTGATGTTCATCTTGAAAGTTTTGCATATTGAGTCTCTAATAATGATACTTTGATAAATAAGGAACTGTTTTTATCAATGGACCATTATACAAACAAAAGCATTTGTACAGCAAAACTTAGAATGTGTTCACTCGCTTTAACTGCTGCTCAAGCAGTGGTTAAACGTATACCTTTTTTGTTTTGGAAGTTCATTTTAAAAGCCTTCAGATATTGTAGATAGGATTATATTCTTTTATAATGACACTTTAGTTTAATATAAACATTTTAATGCATACAACACTTCTGGGTGGtttttttaatattctggatTTTCCTGTGATGTTAATAGATGCTGAATGGTTATTACTCTGAAACTTGACTCCTTCAGAAGTCCATGTGTAAAATAACATGAAATCCTGTAATTGTTGGCAGTTAGTCTTAGGTGCTCGCATGGTGTGTATTGTAGCAGCTTGGAGGTGTGATTTACTGAAAACTTTCAATTTGACATTTGTTCTTGATGTAAGCATCCTAAGAAAATCATACTTTGTCAAATGACAAATACAACGTAGTATCTTGGTAATTACGGCTGAACACAGTAAATGGATTTGGACTTGAATAAATAGGTATTGGGAATTATTAAATTTCTCTTCCATTAATCATTTTCCAAGTTTTGGATCAAAGTGGAAGTGATTGTTTATTTTTCtatcatgttaaattgccaaacTCAAATTGAATGGATTTGGTAGTTTTAGCAAACCAGGAAGTTGTGTGAATATTTGAACATGATTCATTCCTCTCTTTGTTGGTATTGCTGATGCTGCTTGCAATATTAGTCATTTAATGCCAGCTTTTAAATTGCTTATGGGATGAGGTAAACCACACCAGAGATTGACAAAAGTAGCCCTGGAAAATCTTGCAATCTGAGTGAGGACTCTTGCTATTCAGCAAAATCTAGCCTGTTATAACTTCCAATGTTCAATATTTTGTCATGTCATGAAACAATTTGTATAATCATGCCTGACTGTAATGAAGAAGCTGTATGTAATGTTACCTCAACTTTAGAACATTATTTCCTCTGACCATGAACAATGCCATAAATCTGTTTCTGTATCTTTACCTTTTAAATTCCTAATAGGCCTCCATCAACAAGAATGTTCCCATTTACAAGAACAGTATAAATAAAGATATTGATGTTCACATTGACCAGGAAAATTTTCTGCCTGAAGACATGTAAGCATCTACAGCTTTTTGTTTTAGAGACTTGGGTTCAGTTCACTTCCATCCATTTTGAGGGTAGTATTTTTAAGTGAATCGTGAATTAACAAAAATGTGAATTAGTCTAACCTTGTGATTTCAATCCACTGGCAGTTCTGATAATCCAACACATTAATATTCCAGACATCTACTTCTACAATTTGAAGTAGATTCATATAATTCCCAAAATTTCACGTCTTCCTTTATAAATTATCATAAGTTCAGCTGCCCAATGTTGGCCATTTTAATCTATTGGATTCATAATCTTGAATTGGCAAGATACAAGTTATATTCCTCCACTTGAATATCATTTGGGCTTTCAGATGAGATGCTGCTCAGCAGCAGAGTACTCCATTGCTGAAAGTGATCAGCCTATTTCTACTTGTACAGCAAGGTTGATGTACCAACAGCTGAAAGTGTAACATCCAGTTAGAATGTAGTCATGTGTGAAGTACTGAGCATGCTGCTTTAACCAGAAAGGCCTTAtgatttttgtaattttattttattatccTTAAAGACTGCAGTAATTTCCTGATAACAGATGTTGGGCTAATTGATGTCTGTCTCAGATGTAAATCATTATATAGACATGTACCTTCTGCTTTTGCTCACTGACTAGTTATGAACTGCAGGGAAAGTTGGTCATGCTGGAATCATTCAAGAATTGTTTCTTTTCTCTTCACAGTGCTGGAGGTGTTGAAATGTATGATTGTACAGGAAAAATAAAAGTTTCCAATACCTTGGAGAGTAGGTTGGACCTCATTGCACAGCAAGTAAGGAAATTGTTCGCCAAGTTCTGAAATTTGTGTTTAGTTTGGTAATACAATATGCAATTGAAACAAGTTGGTTGATCT
This window contains:
- the LOC132824945 gene encoding V-type proton ATPase subunit E 1-like, with translation MALSDADVQKQIKHMMAFIEQEANEKAEEIDAKAEEEFNIEKGRLVQTQRLKIMEYYEKKEKQIEQQKKIQMSNLQNQARLKVLKARDDLISDLLNEARQRLGRGAKDPTRYQTLLDGLILQGFYQLLEPMVIIRCRKQDTAVVKASINKNVPIYKNSINKDIDVHIDQENFLPEDIAGGVEMYDCTGKIKVSNTLESRLDLIAQQMMPNIRVALFGPNQNRKFLD